DNA sequence from the Paraburkholderia azotifigens genome:
GACAGGTTCCGAACGAACCATAAGCGCGCCAACCGAATAACGGAGGAGACAACGTGCTGAAGAATCTGGACCCGCTGTTGAACGCCGATGTGCTGCACGCGCTGCGCGCGATGGGCCACGGCGACGAACTGGTGATTTGCGACGCGAACTTTCCGGGCGATTCGGTCGCGCGGGAGTCCGTCACGGGCAAGCTGCTGCGGCTCGATGGGGTCGATGCGCCGCGCGCGATTCGCGCGGTGCTGTCGGTGTTGCCGCTCGATACGTTCGTCGACGACCCCGCGCTGCGCATGGAAGTGGTCGGCGAGCCGAACACCATTCCCGCCGTGCAGCGCGAAGCGCAGGATGAAGTGAACAAGGCCGAAGGGCGCGAAGTGCCGTTCGTCGGCGTCGAGCGCTTTGCGTTCTATGCGCGCGCCAGGAAGGCGTACTGCGTGATCGCGACGGGCGAACAGCGCGGCTACGGCTGCTTCGTGTTCAAGAAGGGCGTGCTGCTCGCGCCGGACGCTCCGGCTTCGAAGGGATGAGCACGATGGCCATGCAACAGAAAGAAGGCCGCGTCGTCATTCTCGGCATCTATGTGACCGACCTCACGTTCCGCGCGGACCGCATGCCGCTGATGGGCGAAACGGTCGCGGGCAACGCGTTCAAGATGGGGCCGGGCGGCAAGGGCTCGAATCAGGCCGTCGCGGCGGCGCGTGCGGGCGCGGATGTGGTGTTCGTCACGCGCATCGGCAACGACGCCTTCGGCGCGATTGCACGCTCCACGTGGGACGCCGAAGGCATCACGGCGCGGGCGTCGGTGATCGACGGCGCATCGACGGGCGCGGCT
Encoded proteins:
- a CDS encoding RbsD/FucU family protein, producing the protein MLKNLDPLLNADVLHALRAMGHGDELVICDANFPGDSVARESVTGKLLRLDGVDAPRAIRAVLSVLPLDTFVDDPALRMEVVGEPNTIPAVQREAQDEVNKAEGREVPFVGVERFAFYARARKAYCVIATGEQRGYGCFVFKKGVLLAPDAPASKG